The Desmodus rotundus isolate HL8 chromosome 3, HLdesRot8A.1, whole genome shotgun sequence genome includes a region encoding these proteins:
- the NOL12 gene encoding nucleolar protein 12 isoform X1, with the protein MGRNKKKKRDGDNRRPRLVLSFDEEKRREYLTGFHKRKVERKKAAIEEMKQRLKQEQKKLREERHQEYLKMLAEREEALEEADELDRLVTAKTESVQYDHPNHTVTVTTVSDLDLSGARLLGLSPPEQESGPGSEEEVSSVGKPTRAFPRKSRDPLLSQRISSLTALLHARSHKKVKRKHPRRAQDSTKKTTSATRTSRTQRRRLTGKAQHSGE; encoded by the exons ATGGGCCGCAACAAGAAGAAGAAGCGAGATGGCGACAACCGACGGCCGCGGCTCGTCCTCAGCTTCGACGAGGAGAAACGGCG GGAGTACCTGACAGGTTTCCACAAGAGGAAGGTGGAGCGGAAGAAGGCAGCCATAGAGGAGATGAAGCAGCGGCTCAAGCAGGAACAGAAGAAGCTCCGGGAGGAG CGCCACCAGGAATACTTGAAGATgttggcagagagagaggaggcactGG AGGAGGCCGATGAACTGGACCGGCTGGTGACGGCAAAGACAGAGTCAGTGCAGTATGACCACCCCAACCACACAGTCACCGTGACCACCGTCAGCGACCTGGACCTCTCCGGGGCCCGGCTACTCGGACTGTCCCCACCTGAG CAAGAGTCTGGGCCCGGTTCTGAGGAGGAGGTGTCATCTGTGGGGAAGCCGACCAGAGCCTtccccaggaagtccagggaccCCCTGCTATCCCAGCG GATTTCCTCTCTCACGGCATTATTGCACGCACGCAGTCACAAAAAAGTCAAGAGGAAACACCCCCGACGGGCCCAGGACTCTACCAAGAAGACCACAAGCGCCACTCGTACCAGCAGGACCCAGCGCCGCCGGCTGACTGGCAAAGCCCAGCACAGCGGAGAGTGA
- the NOL12 gene encoding nucleolar protein 12 isoform X2 has translation MVPGTSEYLTGFHKRKVERKKAAIEEMKQRLKQEQKKLREERHQEYLKMLAEREEALEEADELDRLVTAKTESVQYDHPNHTVTVTTVSDLDLSGARLLGLSPPEQESGPGSEEEVSSVGKPTRAFPRKSRDPLLSQRISSLTALLHARSHKKVKRKHPRRAQDSTKKTTSATRTSRTQRRRLTGKAQHSGE, from the exons ATGGTGCCCGGCACATC GGAGTACCTGACAGGTTTCCACAAGAGGAAGGTGGAGCGGAAGAAGGCAGCCATAGAGGAGATGAAGCAGCGGCTCAAGCAGGAACAGAAGAAGCTCCGGGAGGAG CGCCACCAGGAATACTTGAAGATgttggcagagagagaggaggcactGG AGGAGGCCGATGAACTGGACCGGCTGGTGACGGCAAAGACAGAGTCAGTGCAGTATGACCACCCCAACCACACAGTCACCGTGACCACCGTCAGCGACCTGGACCTCTCCGGGGCCCGGCTACTCGGACTGTCCCCACCTGAG CAAGAGTCTGGGCCCGGTTCTGAGGAGGAGGTGTCATCTGTGGGGAAGCCGACCAGAGCCTtccccaggaagtccagggaccCCCTGCTATCCCAGCG GATTTCCTCTCTCACGGCATTATTGCACGCACGCAGTCACAAAAAAGTCAAGAGGAAACACCCCCGACGGGCCCAGGACTCTACCAAGAAGACCACAAGCGCCACTCGTACCAGCAGGACCCAGCGCCGCCGGCTGACTGGCAAAGCCCAGCACAGCGGAGAGTGA